The DNA region AGCGGCGGGGTGTCGATCATGGCCGGCATACGCTTCGAGCTCAACGGCGACGACGTGACGGTCGGCGGATATCTACGGTGCAACGGCTTCCTGAACGTCCTGGGCATCATCACCGTCTCCGTCGAGTTCTACCTGGAACTCACGTATGAGAAGCACGGGCACGAGTCGGTGGTCCGTGGCAGGGGCACCCTCACGGTGAGCGTGAAGATCGCGTTCTTCAGCAAGTCCGTCTCGCTCAGTCTCGAGCGAAGTTTCTCCGGTTCACCGGGCGATCCGACCTTCGTCGACTGCTTCGACAAGGACACGCACTGGGAGGACTACTGCCTGGCGTTCGCTCCGTAGAAACTCCGAGGAGCCCTGGATGAAATTCCAACAGCAAGTGCAATGGACGGTGCTCCCGGCCGGGCTGTCTGCCGACGGCACCCAGGTCCGCGTCTCCGTCTTCGTCGCTCCCCGCCTGGGGGTGCCGGACACGGACCCGGCGCCGGAACCCCCGCCCCGGTCCGAGCGCGGCACACTGGAGCCGTTCGCCGACTTCCACTCCTGGCCGGACAAGGTCCGCACGGCCACGTTCGAGTTCGGCCCCGGAGACGGCGTCTCCCCCTCCTTCACCGGTCCGCTCTCCCCGTCGGGTCCGGCACCCGACACCGCGCTCTGGAAGCTGCTTTTCGGTAAGGCCACCCCGCTGCGGCCCTACGTCTTCGAGAGCATGGTCCGCCCCGCCGAATCGGTCCACACCTACCCGGCCGCGCTCGTGAGCAAGGCGACGCGGAAGGCCTACGCCGACGCGGCCAGGAAATCCCCCGAGAGCCCGCCCGAAATGCGGTCAGTCATGAGCCGGTTGCTGGCCCCGGAGGGCCTGGCAGCGGAGCGCGGCGGCACCGAGGAAGCCGTCGGCATGCGCAACGCCCTCGCACAGCTGCGTGACTTCCACGAATCCTCGGACAGGACTTCTCCGGGGCTGGATGCCAGGGAGGCCCCGCCGGCCCCGCCTCCGGAGAAGCCGGACCCCGACTTCCATCAGATGCTCACCTCGCTCGGCGATCACCCGGCGCTTCTGCGGCGCCTCGGACTGATCCTGGACTTCCTCCTGCCTGCCGACAGGCTCCCGCCCTCCTCGGGTGAGCGTTTCCTGAGCGTTATCCCGCACTGGACGTCCGGGCTCGGGGAGAGTTCGCGCGACCTGCCCCCACGCACTCGTTACGTCTTTCTGCCCGACCGGAAAGTCTTCGCGGCCGGCCCCCGGAACTTCGCGACCGACCCGCTGGCCTCCCCGGCCCGCGGTCTGGTGGCTCTGCCGGAGGAGAGTTTCTCCCTCGAGCAGGCCGACATCGTCGCCGCCGCGCTGAAGCTCGTCACGTCGCCCCAGGACGGCAAGGGACTGTCCCCGGTGCGCACCCAGGGACTGTCCCTGGTCAGGGAGGGACGCAGCGGGGTCCTCGAAGCCGACTTCGCCAAGGCGGCCGAGGCCGACCACGAGGCCGCCAGGGCCCTGGAGGAACAGGATCCGAATCGACCTGATTCGATGAACATGCCCGATCTGGACGCCGAGGACCTGGTCCGTGGTCACCGCATGGACGTGTGGGACAGCACCCGCGACCGTTGGTTCTCCTTGCACGAACGCTCGGTGGAGTACCGGACACCAGGTGGCGGCGACCCGCTACTCACGGCGTCCGACGAAGGCTTCTTCCAGGCCAGCCTGGTCTCCCCGCCGGAGGGCGTCCGCAGCGAGGAGATCTACGTGCCCGAGAACCTCATCACATGGGACGGGTGGTCGCATTCCGCTCCCCGCCCCGGACGAGTCCTGGGCATAAAGGACGAGGTGCCGGAGGAAGTCATCGAGCCCACCGACCGGGCCGAGACGGAACTGCCGCTCGAAATCCGGGTCAGGGCCAAGAACGGCTCACTCCCCCGGTTGCGGTTCGGCCACGGGTACCGGGTCCGGCTGCGCACCGTCGACCTGGCGGGCAACGGACTCTCACCCGGCGAGGCCGACGCTCTGGTGGATGCCCACACGGCCGACGACCTCACGCTGCCCGGTGACGGTCCGGTCGTCTTCCAGAGGTTCGAGCCGGCCCCCGCTCCCGCCGTGCTGCTCCGGCTGCCCCCCGGCGAGGGGGCATCGGTTAATCGGCTGGTGATCCGGAGCACCCCGGGGACCGGACCGGGTCCGGCCGGCGGTCCCGGCACGGGGACGCGGGTCGTCGCGCTGGCCGACGTCCAGGTCGGCAGTACCCATGACGACGTACGCGTCGTGCAGCAGGCCCTCATCGACCTGCACCACCCGATCCCGGACGGCCCGACGGGCTTCTTCGGCGACCAGACCAAGGCCGCCTACGCCGCCGAACAGCACGACCAGGGCTTCCGGGGCAGGGGAGCCGACGGCAACCCCGGTTGCGCGTCCCTCACCGAACTAGGCCGCAAAAGCGGTTTCGCGGTCGACTGCGGCGTCCACGACGCCGCCGCCGGCGGTGACGCGGGTGCCGTACTGCCGGGTCAGGAACCGGCCCGGACCGCCGAGCAGTATGCCGCAGACCGGAACCGGTCGCCGCTCTTCACCGCAGGGGGTCACGCTCCGTACAGCGGCATCGACGAGCGCCACCTTGTCGCGCCGAAGGCATCGCTGCAGTGCGTCGAACGGCACGCGCTGCTCGACGGGGCCCTGGGCTCGCAGGATCACGCCGCCAGGGAAGCCGGTTACAGCCTCGCGTCCCGCGAGAGCGGCTCGCTCGACGACCAGGACCAGCCCGACGTCGACGTCGAAACCGTCGATTCCCCCGCGGCCGACCCGCAGCACCCGGTGAGGACCGCACGGCACACGGGCGAGCAGATAGAACTCCCCTACCTGCCCGATCCCCTGGTCAGCGGAGCGGTCCTGCTGGATCTGCCCGGAATGGAACCCGGTCAGCCGTTCGAAGTCCCATGGGACGGGGATGTCTGGCACCGGCCCCGTTCCTTCCGGCTGAGGTTGGCCGAGGGGACCGCGCCACCACTCTTCGACCCGGTTTCCCGGGTGTTGACGGTGTCGCTGCCGAAGGGTGGGACAGCCACCGTGCGGGTGTGCTCCGGGATTCACTTCGACGAGAAGATGATGGGTCTCGCCTCCTGGTGCCGGGACCTCTCCGAGCCCGTGCGGCAGCCTTCGCCGGAGGCCGAGGCTGCCGAGGAGATGGCCCGCCAGGCGGAGGAGCGGCAACGCGCCGACACCGCCCTGCGACTGGCCGCCGCCGGCCGCCACTGGATGTTCACCCCCTGGCAGGAACTCACTCTCGTGCACGCCGTGCAGCGGCCGTTGAAACAGCCCGTACTGGACCTGCCGCAGCCGGAGGCGGCACACCGTGCCGCGGGCGCGACGGCCGAACACCTCATCGGCACCATCAGGCTGGACGAAGGCAGCACCGACCGGGTGGGACTCGTCGCGGAATGGAACGACGTGGTGGACGAAGGCGAGACCGGCCGCCGCGACCTCCCGCGCAGGACACCGGTGTTCGACCTGTTGACGGCACGCGTGCCATCCAGTGGCATCCCCGGCAACGAGTCCGCCGGCTTCCAGGACGGCGTCCTGTCCTTCAGTACCCGGGCGGCCGAGGACATGGCCAAGACGGATCCGGCCAAGAACCCACCGGTACCGGCGAAACACGAGTTCGGTGACACCAAGCACCGCACGGTTCGCTATCGCCCGGTCGCCGGAACGAAGTTCGGCGACTACTTCCCGGCCCGGCTCGCCGGGACGGACCCCACCGCACTGACCGCGGAGGGCGCGGCCGTCGAATACTCCGTACCCAGCAGCGCCCCGCCCGCGGTGCCCCGGCCGCTGTACTGCATGCCCACCCTGTCCCTCGAGACCGTCCCCGGCCCGCCGGGCACGGTCGTCCGGCTCCGTCACGGCGGCGGCATCCGCGTCTTCCTGGACCGTACCTGGTTCTCCTCCGGAGACGGCGAACTCCTGGGAGTGGTCCTCGGACAGGCGTCGGGCGGCGGCGCCTCCTCCGCCGGTTCCCCCTGGGTCACCGTCATGGGCCGCGATCCCATCCACCGCTCCGCCGGGGTCGTCGCTCCGACAGCCTCCACGTTCACCAACGCGGTGCGGCAGGCCGACGGGCTCGTCCTCCAGTCGCCCGCCGGGCCACTGACCGTCACCGTCATGGGCTTCGACACACAATTCGACCCGGACGGTGACCACCGGTTCTGCGACGTGGAGTTCGACACCGGGGACACCTACCTGCCCTTCGTCCACCTCGCACTGGTCCGCTACCAGCCCAACTCCATCCGCGACGCCGAGCTTTCGCCGGTTCACACCGATCTGGTACGAATCCTTCCCGACCGGGAACTGCGGGTGAAGCCCGGCGACCCGGCGACGGTCAGCGTCACCGGCCCTTCGTACGACCCGGCCGACTCCACGCCGCCGCGGATCGCGGCCGTCGTGCAGCACCGACGGGAGGGTGTCACCGACGACGACCTCGCCTGGGTGACTGTGGAGGACACGACCGTAATGCTGACCTCGATCGACGCGGGCTCCTCCCACCGCGCCTTCTACACCGGGCAGGTACCGATGCCACCCGGCGAGCAGCACTCGCAGCTCCGGATTCTGGTGCTGGAGACCGACGGCATGCCGTCCGACACCTCGATCCCGTCGACGACACCGGGGCCGGTCGTCTACTGCGACACCGTGCCACTCGGAGGCGACCGCGAGCCTGACACCGACCACCGTCGTGATGGTGAACGTCATGGCCGGGACGACCGTCATGACCATGAGCATCATGACCACCGCTGAACCGGGCGGTGTCCCAGATCGAGCGGACCACCCGTGCGGTCCGCAGGACGGGAGTGCTTCCGCCCCACGGCGTCGTTGCTCTCCGGCGGGCATGAGGCAACAGAGCGGCACCGAAAGGTCGCTGAGCTCTGGGGCGACCGTCGGCCCGCGAGTTGCAGGAGGTAGTGAGCGGGCCGGAGTCGATGGAACACCGATACACCGTTCTGCGCCAGGAACTCCGTGGCTTGTGTCCCGTGCAGGACCAACCCATGGAGGCGAGGGGAACACGTCACGAGAGCACCTGGAGCCATCATGGACGTAACTTTCCGGCGACGGATCTCCCGCGTCGCCGGCGCGTGCTCCTTGTCCGCCGCCCTCGCACTACCCGGCTTGGCCACGGCCGCGGCGGTGCCTGCCGAAATTACTCGATCCACGACACCGGCGTCCGACCCCTCGCCACCCCCGCCCCCGCCGGATATCCCGCCGCCACCGCCGCCGACGGACCCGCCTCCCCCGACAGACCCACCTCCCCCGACGGACCCGGACACGCCCCCGACGGACCCGGACACGCCCTCGACGGACCCGGACACGCCCCCGACGGATCCGCCTCCCCCGACGGACCCCGCCGAGCCGAAGAAGCCGGGAGAACTGAAGAAGGACGTCGGCGACCGGCTGGCGAACGCGCCGGAGGAGGTGAAGGAGAAGCTGACGAACGTACTGGCAAGAACGCTCACCTTCATCAGGAATCCGAATGCTGCGCCCGAGGACCGGGTGGCGTACACGATCATGGTCGAGGGATTCACCGAGGCGTTGCGGATCATCGAAGACCCGTACACGGCCCCCGAGGACAAGGCCGCATACACGCGGCTCGTGGCGACGATGACGGAAGCGGTGAGGAGGACCCTGCCCCGGCCGTCGGCGGACGCGGCGGAGTCGTCGGCGGCCGCACCGAAATGGGTCAACCGCTCCACGGCGATGAAGGGCCTGGTATGGGCGAGTAGGGGGCTGGGGGCACAACCGGAGGATCCGAAGGACCGCAAAATCATTCAGGCGGTCATGCAGGAGGCCTGTGAGGCGCTGAAGACGGTGCAGGACCCCGATGCGTCCCCCGAAGAACGGGTGGAGGCGAAGAAGAAGCTGGCGCAGCGGACCGAAGCGCTCCGCAACCACCGCTTCGCGGATCTCATGCGAGAGGTCAAGCGCTACAGGCCGGAGACGGGTTGCGTCAAGACGATCGAGAATCGAACGCGTCGGGTCGGATGGCCGGAAGGAACCGTCTGGGGGCTTTCGGATCCGCTCTGCGCTCCGGCGGTGGCCGAGGGAGCCCGCCAAGAACGTTCGCAGTGGCGTGCGGTGCTGGTATGCGTGCAGCGAGACCCGTTCTCCACCTGCGTGCATTACATACCCGCAGACTAGGGTCATCTCGTGACCGCCGGTCAGGGACGCGATGTTCTCCGGGCAGCCCGCCTGATCGCGGCGCCGGAGCCCTTCTCGACAGTCCCGTTCCGCTGTCGGCCTGAGGTCGCAGCGCTCCAGCGGGCTCATGAGCGAGGCGCGACGAGGGGTGGGGATTCCGGCGCGGACGAGCCGGTCTGAGGGCGGGCGGAGGACCGGTGGACCGGTGGGCCGCGGCCTGAGCGGTGAACCCTGGGAACGGACCGGACACGCGTCACCCGGCGTTTTCGCTCCGCGGGCCCGCGGAGCGGACAACTCCGGTGACGCCGAGCCGGCCCGCCGCGGTGACCGACGGCCCGGCGCCCTGGCCGCAGCTGCCCGGTCGGCACCGCCCTACCGTCTCGCCACGACCGGCGGTCGCCTGCGCGGTCGAATTTGCATACCGTGCATTTTTGCATAGCATGCACCTTCGTGACCCTCCCGAAGAATCCTCCCCTCGGACTGCGCGAACGCAAGAAGCGTGCGACCCGCGACGCCCTGGCCGACACCGCGCTGCGCATGGCGGCCGAGCGCGGACTCGACCAGGTGACGGTGGAGGCGGTCACCGCGGAGGTGGGCGTCTCGGTGCGGACGTTCTTCAACTACTTCGGCCACCTGGACGACGCGATCCTCGTCGCCGACCCCGACCTCACCGAGCGGACCCGCCGGGCGATCATCGAGGCCCCGGCGGGGAGCACGACTCTCACGGTGCTGCGCGAGGCGATCTCCGAGGAACTGACCCACATCGAGGTGGGCCACGACCGCTGGGAGCTGCAGTGCACGGTGCTGGGGAACACCCCGTCGCTGTTTCCCCGGTTCCTCGCGGCGCGAGGCGCCGATGAGCAGGCACTGATCGCCGCGGTGGCCGAACGGCTGGGCGTGGAGGCCGACGCGGACCTGCGACCGCGCCTCCTGGTGCACACCACCCTCGCCGCCGTTCGGTCCGCCGTCGAACTGTGGACCGCCACCGGACGCACCCGGCCCCTCAAGGCCGTCTACGACGAGGCGTTCGCCGAACTCACCGCCGCGCTGCGCGACTGACGGCGCGCCGGCCCTCCGCACGCACCCGTCACCACACCGTCCGCCCCCGTCCTTCGCTCCTGAAGGAACCGACTCCCAGAGAACCGAGGTACGTCCACCGATGTCCGCTGCCGTGACGCCCGCACCCGAGGCACCCCCCTCCATGACGAGACGTCAGATAATCCAGGCCATGTCCGGCCTGATGGCCGGGATGTTCGTGGCCATCCTCGCGTCCACCGTCGTCGCCAACGCCCTCCCCCGCATCATCACCGACCTGCACGGCAGCCAGTCGTCGTACACCTGGGTGGTCACGGCGGAGCTGCTGGCCATGACCGCCACCGTCCCCATCTGGGGCAAGCTCTCCGACCTCTACGACAAGAAACTGCTCATCCAGCTGTCGCTGGGGATGTTCGTCATCGGCTCGCTCGTCGCCGGCTTCTCGGACAGCGTCACCGTCCTCATCATCAGCCGTGTCGTCCAGGGCATCGGTGCCGGTGGCCTCACCGCGCTCGCCCAGGTCGTGATGGCCTCGATCATCCCGCCCCGCGAACTCGGGCGCTACTCGGGCATGTTCGGCGCCGTGTTCGCCGTGGGCACCGTGGCCGGCCCGCTGATCGGCGGTGTGCTGGTCGACACCTCGTGGCTGGGCTGGCGCTGGTGCTTCTTCATCGGGGTGCCGTTCGCACTGCTCGCGATCGTGATGCTCCAGCTCACGCTCGACCTGCCGGTCGTCCGCCGCAAGGTGAAGATCGACTACCTCGGTGCCTTCCTGATCATGGCGGGCGTGAGCGCCCTGCTGCTCTGGATCACGCTCGCGGGCAACCAGTTCGACTGGATGTCGTGGCAGACCGCGGCCCTCGTCTCGGCCGGTGTGGTCCTGATCGTCCTGGCCGTCGTCGTCGAGTCGCGCGTCGAGGAACCGATGATCCCGCTGGACATCTTCCGCAACCGGACGGTCGCCCTCACCACCGTGGCGAGCCTCCTCGTCGGTGTGGCGATGTTCGGCGGCACGGTCTTCCTCTCGCAGTACTTCCAGATCTCGCTCGGCAAGTCCCCGACCGTCGCGGGCATGATGAGCCTGCCGATGATCCTCGGTCTGATGGTCTCGACCACGGTGGCCGGCCAGATCATCACCAAGACCGGCAAGTGGAAGAACTTCCTGGTCGCCGGCGGTGTGATCATGACCGCGGGCATGGGCCTGCTGTCCACGATCGGTGCGGACACGGCGTTCTGGATCCTGGCCCTCTACATGGCCGTGCTGGGCGTCGGCGTCGGCATGCTCATGCAGAATCTCGTGCTCGCCGCGCAGAACGACGTACCGGCGGCCGAACTCGGTTCGGCGACCTCCGTCCTGTCCTTCTTCCGCAGCCTCGGCGGCGCGATCGGCACCAGCGCCCTCGGTGCCGTCCTCGCCCACCAGGTGACCAAGGAGCTCGAGAAGGGGCTCGGAGGCGCGGCGGCCGGAGGGGGCGGTGGCAGCCACTCCATCCCCGACCTCACGACCCTTCCCGCGCAGGCGCGCGAGGTCGTGGAGCAGGCCTACGGCAACGCGACCGCCGACGTCTTCCTGGTCGGCGCGCCCTTCGCGGTGCTGGCGCTGGTGGCGGTGCTGTTCGTCAAGGAGAAGCCGCTCAAGACGCAGAGCGGCCTGGAGCGGCTGGCCGAGGAGAGCAAGCAGCCCCTCACCCCGTCGCACTGACCCCGCGCGGGTGTGCCGGGCCGCCGTGATGTCACGGTGGCCCGGCACACCCGTGCGCGGCGGCAGGAGCCCCGTGCGGGACCCCGGAAGCGGGTCCTCACCCGGTCCGCAGCCGCCTCCACACCGCCTTCGCCGCATGGTGGCCCGACATTCCGTGCACGCCCGGCCCCGGCGGGGTGGCCGAGGAGCAGAGGAACACCGCGGGATGGGCGGTCGCGTACGGTACGCGGGCGAGCTTGGGCCGGATCACCGTCTGGAGTCCGGCGAACGCCCCGGTGGCGATGTCCCCGTCGACGTAGTTGGCGTTGCGCACCGCGAGGCGGGGCGGCCCCGCGATCGAGCGGGCGAGGACGAGATCACGGAAACCCGGTGCGAAGCGCTCCAGCTGACGCTCGATCACCTCCGTCGCGTCACCCTCCCAGCCCGCCGGGACATGGCCGTACACCCAGAAGACGTGGCGGCCCTCGGGCGCCCGGGACGGGTCCACCAGGCTCGGCTGCGCCGTGATCAGGAACGGGACGCTCGGGTCGCGCCCCGTCACCGCGGCGCGCA from Streptomyces sp. B1I3 includes:
- a CDS encoding peptidoglycan-binding domain-containing protein, giving the protein MKFQQQVQWTVLPAGLSADGTQVRVSVFVAPRLGVPDTDPAPEPPPRSERGTLEPFADFHSWPDKVRTATFEFGPGDGVSPSFTGPLSPSGPAPDTALWKLLFGKATPLRPYVFESMVRPAESVHTYPAALVSKATRKAYADAARKSPESPPEMRSVMSRLLAPEGLAAERGGTEEAVGMRNALAQLRDFHESSDRTSPGLDAREAPPAPPPEKPDPDFHQMLTSLGDHPALLRRLGLILDFLLPADRLPPSSGERFLSVIPHWTSGLGESSRDLPPRTRYVFLPDRKVFAAGPRNFATDPLASPARGLVALPEESFSLEQADIVAAALKLVTSPQDGKGLSPVRTQGLSLVREGRSGVLEADFAKAAEADHEAARALEEQDPNRPDSMNMPDLDAEDLVRGHRMDVWDSTRDRWFSLHERSVEYRTPGGGDPLLTASDEGFFQASLVSPPEGVRSEEIYVPENLITWDGWSHSAPRPGRVLGIKDEVPEEVIEPTDRAETELPLEIRVRAKNGSLPRLRFGHGYRVRLRTVDLAGNGLSPGEADALVDAHTADDLTLPGDGPVVFQRFEPAPAPAVLLRLPPGEGASVNRLVIRSTPGTGPGPAGGPGTGTRVVALADVQVGSTHDDVRVVQQALIDLHHPIPDGPTGFFGDQTKAAYAAEQHDQGFRGRGADGNPGCASLTELGRKSGFAVDCGVHDAAAGGDAGAVLPGQEPARTAEQYAADRNRSPLFTAGGHAPYSGIDERHLVAPKASLQCVERHALLDGALGSQDHAAREAGYSLASRESGSLDDQDQPDVDVETVDSPAADPQHPVRTARHTGEQIELPYLPDPLVSGAVLLDLPGMEPGQPFEVPWDGDVWHRPRSFRLRLAEGTAPPLFDPVSRVLTVSLPKGGTATVRVCSGIHFDEKMMGLASWCRDLSEPVRQPSPEAEAAEEMARQAEERQRADTALRLAAAGRHWMFTPWQELTLVHAVQRPLKQPVLDLPQPEAAHRAAGATAEHLIGTIRLDEGSTDRVGLVAEWNDVVDEGETGRRDLPRRTPVFDLLTARVPSSGIPGNESAGFQDGVLSFSTRAAEDMAKTDPAKNPPVPAKHEFGDTKHRTVRYRPVAGTKFGDYFPARLAGTDPTALTAEGAAVEYSVPSSAPPAVPRPLYCMPTLSLETVPGPPGTVVRLRHGGGIRVFLDRTWFSSGDGELLGVVLGQASGGGASSAGSPWVTVMGRDPIHRSAGVVAPTASTFTNAVRQADGLVLQSPAGPLTVTVMGFDTQFDPDGDHRFCDVEFDTGDTYLPFVHLALVRYQPNSIRDAELSPVHTDLVRILPDRELRVKPGDPATVSVTGPSYDPADSTPPRIAAVVQHRREGVTDDDLAWVTVEDTTVMLTSIDAGSSHRAFYTGQVPMPPGEQHSQLRILVLETDGMPSDTSIPSTTPGPVVYCDTVPLGGDREPDTDHRRDGERHGRDDRHDHEHHDHR
- a CDS encoding TetR/AcrR family transcriptional regulator, coding for MTLPKNPPLGLRERKKRATRDALADTALRMAAERGLDQVTVEAVTAEVGVSVRTFFNYFGHLDDAILVADPDLTERTRRAIIEAPAGSTTLTVLREAISEELTHIEVGHDRWELQCTVLGNTPSLFPRFLAARGADEQALIAAVAERLGVEADADLRPRLLVHTTLAAVRSAVELWTATGRTRPLKAVYDEAFAELTAALRD
- a CDS encoding MDR family MFS transporter; the protein is MSAAVTPAPEAPPSMTRRQIIQAMSGLMAGMFVAILASTVVANALPRIITDLHGSQSSYTWVVTAELLAMTATVPIWGKLSDLYDKKLLIQLSLGMFVIGSLVAGFSDSVTVLIISRVVQGIGAGGLTALAQVVMASIIPPRELGRYSGMFGAVFAVGTVAGPLIGGVLVDTSWLGWRWCFFIGVPFALLAIVMLQLTLDLPVVRRKVKIDYLGAFLIMAGVSALLLWITLAGNQFDWMSWQTAALVSAGVVLIVLAVVVESRVEEPMIPLDIFRNRTVALTTVASLLVGVAMFGGTVFLSQYFQISLGKSPTVAGMMSLPMILGLMVSTTVAGQIITKTGKWKNFLVAGGVIMTAGMGLLSTIGADTAFWILALYMAVLGVGVGMLMQNLVLAAQNDVPAAELGSATSVLSFFRSLGGAIGTSALGAVLAHQVTKELEKGLGGAAAGGGGGSHSIPDLTTLPAQAREVVEQAYGNATADVFLVGAPFAVLALVAVLFVKEKPLKTQSGLERLAEESKQPLTPSH